CAGGCAGCTGCAAAGATGCAGGTTTCTCCCATGGCTGCTATCTAACCCACCGCCCACACGTTTGACACGTTCACACTACGCATCGCCTACGCTTGGCGTGCCTACCACCGTGCTCGACGGGGCTAGCCTGGGGGCTACTTCCGAAGGCAATGAGCAGTATTTCAGCAGCCCTTACGCCAGGCGCGTGCTGCCCGGCGTGGGCTACTACGTGCCCCGCGAGGCCCCGGCGTTATTGTAGCGGCAGTGCTGAATTAGCCACCTCCCCCGTTCCCGCTCTTTTGGAAAGAGGCCGGGGGAGGTTCGCCCGCTAGGCGATACTTTGGCACAACTCGACCAGCACGCCGCCCGCGCTCTTGGGATGCACAAAGCACACCAGCTTATTATCGGCGCCGCGCTTGGGCGTTTCATTCAGCAGAATGAAGCCCTCGGCCCGCAGCCGCGCCATTTCGGCCTCAATATTATCGACCTCGAAAGCGACATGGTGAATGCCTTCAGGCTTTTTATCCAAAAACTTGGTGATGGCGCTTTCGGGGCTGGTGCCGGCCAGCAGTTCGATTTTGGAGCCGCCGATTTGGAAGAAAACCGTGTCCACGGCCTCGCTGGGCACGTGCTCGGTTTTGTAGGGCGGCTGGCCCAGCAGGCGGGTGTAGAGGTCGGTGGCGGCGGCTAAGTCGCGCACGGCCAGGCCCACATGTTCGAGGTTGGTAAGCATAACAAGAGGCCGGCGGCTAGCCCGGCCGCGCAAAGCTACCGGCCGCCAGGGCTAGCCAGCCAGCAGGTGCGGGTTTTTAGACAGATTCCAGCTATTTTTGTGGATTCCAAAAAACTGTTTAGGCCAAAATTCTGTTTCACCGACAGTCAACTGCCTATCTTTAGCATTTACTAGAAAATCCAGCCCAGCGCCATGCTTAAGCTACCTATCTACCTGGACAACAACGCCACCACGCCGCTCGACCCGCGCGTGCTGGAGGCCATGATGCCCTACCTGACCGATGTGTTCGGCAACGCGGCTTCGCGCAACCACCCCTTCGGCTGGGCGGCGGAAGAAGGCGTGGACTATGCCCGCGAGCAAATCAGCCAACTCATCAACTGCGACCCCAAGGAGATTATCTTCACCAGCGGCGCCACGGAAAGCGACAACCTGGGTATCAAGGGCGTGTATGAGATGTATGCCCAGCGGGGCAACCATCTCATCACCACCACGACCGAGCACAAAGCCGTGCTCGATACCTGCAAGCACATCGAGAAGCTCGGCGGTAAGGTAACGTACCTGCCCGTGAACGAGCAGGGCCTCATCAGCCTCGCAGAGCTGGAAGCCGCTATGACGCCCCAGACTATTCTGGTGACCATCATGTACGGGAACAATGAGACGGGCACCGTGCAGCCCATCCGCGAAATTGCGGCCATTGCCCACAAGCACGGCGCGCTGTTTATGAGCGACGGCACCCAGGCCGTGGGTAAGATTCCGGTGGACGTGCAAGCCGATGGCATCGACCTGATGGCCTTCACGGCCCACAAAATGTACGGCCCCAAAGGTGTGGGCGCCCTTTACGTGCGCCGTAAAAACCCGCGCGTGAAAGTGACCGCCCAGATGGACGGCGGCGGCCACGAGCGCGGCATGCGCTCGGGCACCCTCAACGTGCCCGGTATC
The genomic region above belongs to Hymenobacter sp. BRD128 and contains:
- a CDS encoding IscS subfamily cysteine desulfurase; the encoded protein is MLKLPIYLDNNATTPLDPRVLEAMMPYLTDVFGNAASRNHPFGWAAEEGVDYAREQISQLINCDPKEIIFTSGATESDNLGIKGVYEMYAQRGNHLITTTTEHKAVLDTCKHIEKLGGKVTYLPVNEQGLISLAELEAAMTPQTILVTIMYGNNETGTVQPIREIAAIAHKHGALFMSDGTQAVGKIPVDVQADGIDLMAFTAHKMYGPKGVGALYVRRKNPRVKVTAQMDGGGHERGMRSGTLNVPGIVGFGKACELARLEMAADAERLSKLRDKLESELLTLEESYVNGSREHRLPHVTNISFKYVEGEGLMMGVKDLAVSSGSACTSASLEPSYVLKALGLSDDLAHSSLRFGLSRFTTDEQIAYAIGHVKEAVTKLREMSPLWEMHKEGIDLNTIEWAEH
- the mce gene encoding methylmalonyl-CoA epimerase, whose product is MLTNLEHVGLAVRDLAAATDLYTRLLGQPPYKTEHVPSEAVDTVFFQIGGSKIELLAGTSPESAITKFLDKKPEGIHHVAFEVDNIEAEMARLRAEGFILLNETPKRGADNKLVCFVHPKSAGGVLVELCQSIA